The Flammeovirga agarivorans DNA window ACAGTATTAATGAGGTTAATAAATTATTTATTAGTACCTCTTCATACTAAGGTTTTTGATCCTGATGCGTTTGGAATCGTTTCTATTTTTTATTCTTTTGCGGTTTTCTTCAATGTGATATACACATATGGTATGGAGACAACGTACTTCTGGTTTGCATCAAAAGAAGGTAGTGATAAAGAAGAAGTTTTTTCTAAAATACTTTCTTCATTGAGCATTACATCAGTAGTGTTCTCCAGTATACTTTGGTTGTTTTCTGGGCAAATTTCAACACTCTTAGGCTTTGAAAACAGTGATATATATGTGAAGTTTTTTGCCTTACTATATGCGATTGATACTCTATTAGTAGTTCCTTTTGCAAGTCTTAGAATCGATGGTCAAGCGAAAAGATTTGCTGTATTAAAAATTATAGAAGTAGTATTAACCGTTGGTTTAAATTATTTCTTCTTAGTTACCTGTGTAAGTATCGTTGAAACTAATTCAGATAGTTTTATTACTGAGTTTGTGTCAAAAATTTATGATCCTTCATTAGGATTGGGTTATGCATTCCTTGCAAATTTGATCTCTAAAGCAATTATCATGATCTTATTCATGGATAAGTTTATTAAACTCAAGTTTTCATGGTCTTGGAAATCAATGAAACCATTTTATTCTTATGGTTTTCCTTTAGTTTTTGCAGGAGTTGCTTTTGCCATTAATGAAGTTTCTGATAGGCTATTAATTCCATTACTATTACCTGAAGGGTTTTATAGTTTCGGTGATGCGGATTATGCTGTTGGTGTATATGCTGCTTGTTATAAACTATCAATATTTGTAACGTTTACAGTTACTGCGTATAAATATTCTGCAGAACCTTTTTTCTTTAATCAAGCAGGTTCGAAAGACTCTCCAAAAGTTTTTGCAAGAATCATGTATTATTTCGTAATAGTACTAATGGTAATGGTAGTTGCAGTTTCTGCAAATTTGGAAGTTATTGCCCCAATTCTAATTCGTCGCGAGGAATATTTAGTAGGATTACCTGTTGTTCCCATTTTACTAATGGCAAACTTATTCCTTGGTATGTATTATAACTTGTCAGTTTGGTTTAAAGTAACTGATAATACAAAGTATGGTGCATTGATAAGCGCAATTGGAGCACTTTTTACAATTTCATTAAATGCTCTTTTAGTTCCATATTTCGGTTTTTATGGTAGTGCTATTGCAACTTTTGTCTGCTATTTGAGTATGATGATATTAGCATATGTGCTTGGTCAAAAATATTATCCTATTCCATATAATGTAAAAATGATATCATTTTATTTGATTATGGGAGGATGCTTTTTAGTTTTGCTTTCCCAACTTTCTATAAATGGATTTTGGGAGTCGATATTTATTCATAATGCTATCTTTGCATTATTCTTGCTGATTGTATTTTTTATGGAAAGGCAGTTCATTGTGTCTACCTTACAAATTGTGCAGAAGAAAATACTAAAAAAATAAAATGAAGATAAAAGTAATTAATAAAGGCCACCATGCTTTACCTGAGTATCAAACTGAGCTGTCAGCAGGTCTTGATTTAAGAGCAGTATTATCAGAATCTAAGGTATTAGCTCCTTTAGAAAGAGTTTTAGTACCAACAGGTCTTTACATTGAACTTCCTCAAGGCTATGAAGCACAAGTTCGACCAAGAAGTGGTCTGGCTTTTAAACATGGTTTAAGTGTGCTAAATGCTCCAGGTACAATAGATGCAGATTACAGAGGAGAAATTGGTGTTTTATTGGTTAATCTTTCAAATGAGCAATTTGAGGTGAAAGACGGTGAAAGAGTCGCTCAACTTGTTATTGCAAAACATGAAACTGTTGAGTGGGAACCTGTAGAAACACTCTCTGATACTGAGCGTGGTGCAGGAGGATACGGAAGTACTGGAAAAAAATAACTTTTTAAATAAAATATAATATGAAAATTATTGTCCCAATGGCTGGTCGTGGTTCCCGTTTAAGACCACATACTTTAACTACCCCAAAACCATTAGTAAAAATTGCAGGTAAGCCAATCGTTCATCGTTTAGTTGAGGATTTAGCTGCAATGTCTGATGAAAAGTTAGAAGAAATTGCTTTTGTTATTGGTGATTTCGGAGAAATAGTTGAAAAAGAGTTAGTTGAAATTGCTGAGTCATTAGGCGCTAAAGGGACAATTTATTACCAAGATGAGCCATTAGGAACTGCTCACGCCATCTTATGTGCGGGTGATAGTATGGACGGTAATATTATTGTAGCTTTTGCTGATACTTTATTTAAAGCAGATTTTGCGATTGATAAATTTGAAGATGGTATTATCTATACACAGAAAGTTGAAGATCCTTCAGCATTTGGTGTAGTGAAACTAGATAATGACGGAATCATTACTGATTTTGTTGAGAAGCCTTCAGAATTTGTATCTGATCAAGCAATCATTGGTATTTATTACTTCAAAGAAGGAGAGAAGTTAAGAGACGAACTTCAATACTTAGTAGATAATAATATCATGAACGATGGCGAATATCAATTAACTGGAGCTTTAGAAAATCTTAAAGCAAAAGGTGCAAGATTGAAGCCCGGTACTGTAGATGAATGGTTAGACTGTGGTAATAAAGATGCCATCGTTAATACTAACCAAAGATATTTAACGTACATTCAAGATCAAGAATTAGTACATGAGTCTGCTGTTTTAGATAATGTTGTTTTGATTAGCCCAGTATACGTTGGTGAAAATACAGTGATTAAAAATGCTGTAGTTGGACCATATGTATCAGTAGGTAAAAATACTAATATTGAAAATTCTGTTGTTCAAAATTCAATTGTTCAAGAAGATACCGACATCAGAAAAGTAAATATTGAAAACTCAGTAGTAGGTAACCATGTTGTATATACAGGTAGATCGAAAGATTTAAGTATTGGTGACTTTACTTCAGTTAGGGAATAACTAAAAAAATCTTTATTTATAGATGAAAACAGCGAAATATTTATATTTCGCTGTTTTTTTCATTTATGTTTTTTGTAGATTTATATATAGTAAAATACATAGATTGACTTTGTGAGGGTAAAACATACTTATGAACAAAAACTCTTTTAGAATATATACCATATTATTAGCCCTTTTTATAGGTTTTGCGGCTACGGACACTGCTTTTGCACAACGTAAAAAGAAGAAAAAGTCTAAGAAAAAGAAAGAAACCCCAGTAGTATCTATTGAAGAACCCTCTAAAAAAGATCTAAGAAAAGCAGAAGAGTTGTTTATATATGCTGTTAATGAATATCTTCTAGAAGAATATGATCAAGCATTAGAATTACTATTGAAATGTAATGACTTAAATCCCAAAGATGATGGAATTAAATACCAAACAGCTTTAGCTTATTCTAAAATTGAAAATTACCAACGATCATTACAATTTTCTAAAAGAGCTTTAGAACTTGATCCGGAAAACAAATACTATTACAAATTAGTAGCTCAGAACTATGAAGTTCTAAACCTGCTAAAAGATGCTTTAATGGTTTTAGAGAAACAGATTGAAGAGACTGGTGACGATGAAGAGGCTTATTTCCAAATTGCCATGCTTTACCTACAAATGGGGGCACCACGCAACGCTATCGAATATTTTGATATAGGTGAAGAAAAGTATGGTATTAATGATGTTATTGTTCGTCAAAAACAAAGAATTTACATTCGATTAGGAGACTTGGAAGCTGCTTTAAAGGAAGGACAAAAATTAATCAATGCTTATCCAGATGAATTGACATTTAAGTATTCTCAGGTACGACTACTTTTAGGAAATAATCGTACTGATGAGGCATTAGAAATGTTAGAGCCTATTCTAAAGAATAATCCCAATGAAGGAGAAGGTCATTTTTTAATGGCTAATATATATAGAAATCAAGGTGAGTCAGAAAACTATTACGAAGAGTTGAAAAAAGCATTTGGATGTAGTGATCAACTTACTGATGAAAGTTTTAATATCCTAGCAGGGTATTTACAGTTCTCATACAACGAAAAGAAAAGGTTTGAAGCAGAAGAATTAATCAATATCGCCATGGGGGCGCACCCTAATGATGACAGGTTAATGGCTTTAAATGCTGATTTTTTAATTAGTCAGAAAAAATATGATTTAGCAAGAACTTATTACTTAAAATCATTAGAAAAAAATGCTAATAATTTTAAGTTGTGGAAGCAAGTAATATCTATAGATTGGGAGTTACAACAAGTGGATTCTGTTGATAAACATGCAGATATGGCTATAGAATATTTTCCAAACCAAGCATTATTATATCTTTATTCAGGATCTGCAAAATTGCAGAAGAAAGATTATGATGAGGCAGAAGTGATATTTACTCAAGGCTTACAGTTAGTAGTTGACCCTTCAATGAAAATTGATTTTAATTCTCAGTTAGGTGATACTTACTATCAAATGGATGATTATGCTAAAGCTTTCACTAAATATGATGAAGTATTAAAAGTTGACCCTTTAAATATTTATGTCTTAAATAATTATGCTTATTACTTATCCTTGAGAAAAGAGAATTTAGAGAAGGCGGAGGAAATGTCTTATCAAACGATAGTTGCAGAACCCGAAAATGATACTTACCTAGATACTTATGGATGGGTTTTATTTGTAAAAGGTGATTACAAAAAGGCTGAAGAATATCTCAAAAAGGCTGCTGATATATCACAAGCATCAACTGTAATTGAACATTATGGAGATGTTTTGATTAAGCTTGGTAAAACCGAGGAGGCATTAGAACAATGGGAAAAGGCTAAGAAATTAGGTGGAGAAGTTTCAGATCAATTAGATCAGAAAATCAACCAAAAAAAATATATTGAATGAAGAAATAGGAAGCCTAAACGCTTCCTATTTTTTCTTTCTCAGATAAGTACTTTAATACCTTTAAAGTCGGAGTATAGTTAGAACAACCTTCTAATGACTTTTGGAAATATCGTTTTGCTAATTCAATATTATTCACTTGCAAATATGCAATAGCAAGATTATAATGTAAAGCCGGAAAATAGGGAAATCTCATTTGCATCTTTGTATATAAATCTGCAGCTTCTTTTATTTCTCCACATCGGCTAGCAAAATTTGCTTCAGCTAATTCTGTAAAATCAGGGTGGTGGCCTTGATTTGCTTTATAGAATTCTATTAGAGTACCGGGTACTCCAATTAAAAACATAAGATTTTTCAAGATATTATTATGGAAGAATTCAATACCTAGATTATCGCCACCATAATATTTATTATAGTTCCAGTATAACTTCTTGTCAAAATAAAAATATTGATATTGTCTACGAATTCCTAAACGGTCCCAATAACCAGTCTCAGGACAAATGTCAAACTCTTCTCCATTACTCATGAGAAGGCCGTGTTTATCACTGATTGAATGACACTCATCGCAGTAATGATATTGACTTTCAAGATGTTTGTCCCAATTAATCTCGTTCTCACAATGACCACAAGTTCTAGTTTTTTGAGCAAATCTAGATTTAAAAACATTAAACGCTAGCTTAATATCTTTAATCATTGATGATTTAATGATAATACAGTTATTCTTCTGAATGTACCATTCTGAAGTTTGTCTACCTAGTAATGGATAATTATCAAAAGTGATAACAAGATAACCTCTATAGTAAGTTGTACGTAGAATATCATGAAAGGAAATTAACTCATTGCTTAAGGTTATTCCCTGTTCGTTGACATTTCCAAGTTTTGGAATTAAAAAATTACTTTTTTTCTTTTCATTATATGTTTTGAAAGAGAAAACAAAAGGAGTAATTTCAAACATAGAAAAAATTTATATCTTTAAATAAAACAATATAACTGTTCCAAAAAGTATTGGTTTCAGCCAAAGTTTTAATATTTTTGCATTACGAAAGATAAAAAATTTAATATTGAAATATATAACGTACACGTACGTTTTTAAGATAATTAATTTGACACTAGTAGAAAACCTGTCGCTTGTAGCGTCAGGCTTTTTTATTTATAAAGATTTATACTTAACTTGATTCTTAACATACGTAAACAAACAGATTGACCTAAAACGTGTTGATTGTTCTTTTTTCAAACATTTTGATTTAATGAAAAGCACTACAAAATTTTCTATTTGGTACTTTTTAAGTATTCTTGGTGGAATGCTATTTTTAGAAACCCTCTTTTTTTCCGGACCTAGTGTAAAAGAAATGTCCTATAATTCATTTAGAGATAGTCTTGAAGCAGGAAGAATTGAACATATAGTTATATCAGATGACAAAATATATGGTAAGGTTAAAAAGTCGTCAGATAGTTTAGCAATAGAAAAAGCAGCTGCAAAAGAAGAAGTGGTTGCTGATACATCCAAAACAGCGACAAAGAAAAATGAACTATGGAACCTAAACCCTGAAGGGAAGGCAGCTCCATGGAGAATTGATTACGAAAAGCGTAAAGAAGACCTAGCAAGACAGTTCTATGTGATCAAACTAGAGGATAAAGATCTAGTTAACGATCTACAAAAACATGGCATTGATTATAAAGGAGTAATAGAAAATGATTGGTTAGGTAACTTCTTTTCTAATTGGTTACTTCCTTTCGGCCTTTTGTTTTTAATCTGGGGTTTCGTATTCCGTAGAATGTCGAAAGGCGGCGGAATGGGAGGAGGTGGAAACAACTACCTCAATGTTGGTAAAAGTAAGGCTAAGATTTATGCATCTGATGCAGAACACTTGCACAATTTCAATGATGTTGCAGGTTGTGATGAAGCCAAACAAGAGCTTACAGAAGTAGTAGATTTCTTAAAGAATTCTGAAAAATATACGGACTTGGGAGCTAAAATTCCAAAAGGAATTTTATTAGTAGGCCCTCCAGGTACAGGTAAAACTTTACTAGCTAAAGCAGTTGCTGGTGAAGCAGGTGTACAATTTTATGCTTTATCAGGTTCCGACTTTGTAGAAATGTTTGTTGGTGTTGGTGCAGCAAGGGTTAGAGACTTATTTACTCAAGCAAAACAAAAGTCTCCTTGTATCATATTTATCGATGAATTAGATGCCATTGGTAAAAGCCGATCATCTAATGGAATGTCGGGTAATGACGAAAGAGAAAATACTTTAAACCAATTATTGGTAGAAATGGATGGTTTTGCAGCTGACCAAACTGTAATCGTATTGGGAGCAACGAACAGACCTGAAATTTTAGATAAAGCGTTATTGCGTCCAGGTCGTTTTGATAGACAGGTACAAGTGGATAGACCAGATTTAAATGGTCGATTAATGATCCTTAAAGTACATTCTGGAAAAATTAAATTAGGTAGTGATGTCAACTTAGAAGAGATAGCCGCTCAAACAGCAGGTTTTGTTGGGGCCGACCTAGCAAACTTATGTAACGAAGCGGCACTGCTAGCAGCAAGAGAAGGTAAATCTGAAGTACATCATCAAAACTTCTTTGATGCATTCGAAAGAGTTGTTGCCGGTTTAGAAAAGAAAAATGCGGTAATCAATGATAATGAGAAAAGAACAGTAGCTTACCATGAGGCCGGCCATGCAATAGTTGGTCACTTTACTAAAGGAGCTGATCCTGTAAGAAAGGTATCAATAGTTCCAAGAGGTTCGGGTGCATTAGGATATGTACTTCAAGCTCCAACTGAAGATAGGTTTTTGATGAGTAAAGGTGAACTATTAGGAAAAATTAAAGGCCTTTTAGGTGGAAGAGCTGCAGAAGAAATTAAATTTGGGGCGATTTCAACAGGAGCATCTAATGATCTAGAAAAAGTTGCAGGAATTGTCAACTCAATGCTTACAGTATATGGTATGAGTGATAACTTCCCAAATTTATCTCTTCAGAAAGAAGGTCAGAACAATTTCTTAGGTAATGGTGGTCAATCAATGAGAAGATCAGAAGATCTTGAAAAACAAATCGATAAGGAATCTCTTGAGATCATTGCGAAATGCTATGAAGAAACAAAAGATTTCTTAAGAGAAAGAATTGATGATCTTGAGAAACTAGCACAGATCCTATTAGAAAAAGAGATCTTAGATGAAAAAGATGTTGTTGATATTCTTGGACCAAGAAATGTTTAATCAATGATTAGAAAGGAAAGTAAAATTGATGAGTTTATCCGTAGAGAAGCTAAAGCTGTTAAGGAACTTATAAAGTCTGGTAGTATAAATAATGAGTTAATTTCATTTGATATTTTTATTGAAAATTTAATCGATGATTATCAGATAGATGACTCTCAATTAGAGTACTTAAAGGAGAAATCAAGGGAGAGACTAAACTTGTTGAATGTAAAAATTCAAGGTTTATAATTCCCTTTTGTCAAGATTTTTTTTCATATTGTAAGGACTGTAGTAACACTACAGTCCTTTTTTACTAACTATCACATACACCAATTCAAACGATAAACACATGTATTTTGTAAAAGACCAAGGGTATGAGAAGTATACTTCTGAAGACCTGACCGTATGGAGTACGCTCTTTAAAAGGCAGATGAAAATGCTACCCAACTTAGCAGAAAAGGAATTTTTCAAAGGAATTGAAGTAATTGGTTTTACAGAAGACCAAATTCCAAACTTTGATGATCTTGATAAAAGTCTGCTAAAAGTTACCGGATGGAGTATCTCTCCAGTAACAGGACTAATCCCCAATAAAGAATTTTTTGAGCTTCTAAAAGCAAAAAAATTCCCATCATCTTCATGGTTTCGAAAACTAAGTGAATTAGATTATTTGGAGGAGCCAGATATGTTTCATGATATATATGGTCATGTTCCATTATTAGCCAATCAAGATTTTTGTAAGTTCTTGGAAGATATGAGTATCATTGCTCTGAAATATATTGACAATGAACATATCATTGAATTGATTTCTAGACTTTACTGGTATACTGTAGAATTTGGTTTGATTAATACTAAGGAAGGCTTAAGAATTTATGGAGCTGGAATTTTATCCTCCAAGGGAGAATCGGATTATAGTTTACATAGTGATATTCCGAAAAGGGTAGACTTTAATGTCTTGGAAATATTAAAGACACCATATATCAAGGACAAGTTTCAAGAGAAGTATTGGGTAATACAATCGTACAAAGATTTACATAACTCACTATCAGAACTTGATGAACTTTTAGAGAAAATAAATAACAATGAACTAGTTATTCAGTAAAAAATCCAAATGTTTTTGAGGGGTAGACATGAAAATGAATCTATCCCTTTCTTTATATTTCTCTTCAAATATAATCGTTGCTCTTTGTGAAGTTTTTAATTTTTTGATGTGGCAATCTAAAATCTTTGAGATTCTACTAGAAGGGTCAGAAAGTATTGGAAAAGAATATTTATTTTTTTTGAGAAACTTACCTAAATGAGATTCAGGTTGTGAGACAATAACAATTGGAGAGGTTTTATTTGATTTGAGCTCTTCAAAATGTTTAGCTAGCAGATCTAAATGAGAAATGTCGCGTAAAGAACTTACGGAATTAAGTAATATCAAAGAGAAAGACTCTTCTTTAAGTAAAGATAGCTTATAAAGAATCCCGTCTTTATCTCTTAATTCTATATTTGAAAGAGGATTATTCATTAAGATTAAACCAATTATAAAAGGCCGTTCATAAAAGAACAGCCTTTTCTATGTATATCTAATTAAAAGACTATTTAAGGATATTGTGACCCATTTTGTCTCTTTTTGTCTCTAAGTACTTTTGGTTGAATTTATTCGGAGTGATTTCAATAGCTACATTGTCAACTATTTCAAGGCCATAACCGATTAAACCAGCTCTTTTCTTAGGGTTATTAGAAATTAATTTCATTTTAGAAACACCTAATTTTCTGAGAATTTGAGCACCAACACCGTAGTCTCTTTGGTCAGATTTGAAACCAAGAGCTTTGTTTGCTTCAACGGTATCCATACCTTCTTCTTGAAGCTTATAAGCTTTTAGTTTGTTAACTAAACCAATTCCTCTACCTTCTTGGTTCATATATAAAATAATACCTCTACCTTCTTTTTCGATCATGTCCATAGCTCCATGAAGTTGTGGTCCACAATCACAACGACACGATCCAAAAATATCACCAGTAACGCAAGAAGAGTGAACTCTAACCATTACAGGTTCATCACCAGAAATATCACCTTTTATTAAAGCTAAGTGTAGTTCTCCTGTAGTTGTATGTTTAAATGCTCTTAAGTCGAAGTGTCCTAACTCAGTTGGCATATCAACACCAATTACTTCTTCTACTAAAGAATCTTCTAATTTTAAACGATACTGAATTAAATCCTCGATTGAGATTAATTTCAGGTTGTGTTTCTTTGCTACTTTTACCAAGTCTGGAAGACGAGCCATGCTGCCATCATCATTCATGATTTCAACAAGTACGCCTGCAGGTTCTAAACCAGCTAAGCGAGCTAGATCAATTGTAGCCTCAGTGTGTCCAGTTCTTCTTAACACACCACCTCTTTTGGCTTTTAGTGGGAAAATGTGTCCTGGCTTACCTAGGATAGCTGGATCAACATTAGGATCAGCCAATGCTAATACAGTTTTAGCTCTATCACTAGCAGAAATACCAGTTGTACACCCATGACCAATCAAGTCAACTGAAACTGTAAAAGGTGTTTCGAAAGCAGCGGTATTTTTACCCACCATTAATTCAAGACCAAGCTCTTCACATCTGTCTTCTAAAAGAGAACAACAAATTAAGCCACGACCTTCTTTTGACATAAAGTTGATGATTTCAGGCGTAACTTTTTCTGCTGCACAGATAAAATCACCTTCATTTTCTCTATCCTCATCGTCGACTACAATAACAATCTCTCCATTTTTGATTGCTTCAATAGCATCTTCGATTGAGTCTAATTTAAATTTTTCTGCCATTTCTTATATGTGAGTAAGGATGTTTAATCCAATAAATTTTATATGTGTTATAACAAAGTTACGAGAAAAAGTGCGATATACATAAAAGAATGAATATTCACTATTTAATAAATGTAGTCAAAACAAGACTGCCAATTAAAATAAGTCCACCCATCATGTAAATAATTAATGCACTAGATTGGAGCCACTTATCATCTCTATCCTTGCTAAATTCATATAATCGAGTACCAAGAAAAATACAGATAGCACAACTAATAAATATCGTTGTCTTATGATTAAGAGTATCTCTTGGAATACTCGGATAATACTTGTAAATCAGGTCACCTAAACCTATACCAATTAAGGCTCCTAATCCCATAAATCTTTTTAACATATCACCGTTTTATTGATTTATCGAGTGCAAAGGTAAAATGAATGAGGAGACTTTTTAATAAATCCGTTAAAATTTCAATAAATTCAAGCTTAACAATTTTAAAATGGAGCCATTTAACGAAGAAAAACTGATCAATTACAGACTTCCAAAAGGAATTACAGGGTTTGTTGAATCAGAAAATAAAACAATAGATTTATCTCTTTGGGAAGAAACGGTAAAGTCGTTTTTCTCAATCAAAGCTAACATCCAATTTTCAGACAGATACTCTTATACGTATCAAATCATAGAATTTAATAATGAATTGTATTTACTGTTTAAGAATAAATACACTGATTTTTTTGCTATTGCTAAAGTAGATGATGAAAATGAAGAGTACCATAAAATTCCAAATCACTATTTTTTTGATGAATTTGAAATTATTGATTTTTTAGAGGCAATGGGCTTTATACATTATCCTACAGCATTGCTTGAACTTAAAGTTGATGGTGCTAATCCATTAATAACTAACTTACTAAAGGAATTAAGCGATTGTGAATTTGGACAGTTTTCTTATTTCGAACCCAAGATAATTGCGAACATTATCTTTAATGATTGGAAAAAATAAGTTTTAGTTGATGAAGATGTCTTATATTTAATTGTAAAAGACAAGCAGAAATTTTATTTTTGCGAGCTAAACTGAAATAGTAATAATACAAGAAAAGATATATAAAAATATATGTTTGATAATCTTAGTAATAGAATTGACCGTGCGATCAAGAATCTGAAAGGTGAGGGGTCAATTAGTGAAATCAACGTAGCGTCAACTGTTAAAGAAATTCGTAGAGCTCTTTTAGAGGCCGACGTAAACTTTAAAGTAGCAAAAGAAATTACGAATGAAATTCGTGAGCAGGCGTTAGGTCAGAATATCCTTATTGACGTTAAACCAGGTCAATTGTTTACTAAAATTGTAAGCGATAAGTTAACGGAGCTAATGGGTGGTACAATGACACCTTTCTCTCCACAAGGATCGCCTGCAACTGTTCTTATTTCTGGTCTGCAAGGTTCAGGTAAAACAACTTTTACTGGTAAGCTAGGTGCAAGACTTAAAAAGCAAGGACAACAAGTATTATTAGTAGCTGCAGACGTTTACCGTCCAGCCGCTATCGATCAGCTTGAAACTCTTGGTGAGCAAATAGGTGTAGATGTTTACACTGAGCGCGAAAACAAGAACCCTGTTTCTATCGCGGAAAATGCCATTAAATTTGCCAAAACAAATGGAAAATCAATAGTAGTAGTCGATACAGCGGGTCGTTTGGCTGTAGATGAAGAAATG harbors:
- a CDS encoding lipopolysaccharide biosynthesis protein, which codes for MLKKLLSDTVIYGLTTVLMRLINYLLVPLHTKVFDPDAFGIVSIFYSFAVFFNVIYTYGMETTYFWFASKEGSDKEEVFSKILSSLSITSVVFSSILWLFSGQISTLLGFENSDIYVKFFALLYAIDTLLVVPFASLRIDGQAKRFAVLKIIEVVLTVGLNYFFLVTCVSIVETNSDSFITEFVSKIYDPSLGLGYAFLANLISKAIIMILFMDKFIKLKFSWSWKSMKPFYSYGFPLVFAGVAFAINEVSDRLLIPLLLPEGFYSFGDADYAVGVYAACYKLSIFVTFTVTAYKYSAEPFFFNQAGSKDSPKVFARIMYYFVIVLMVMVVAVSANLEVIAPILIRREEYLVGLPVVPILLMANLFLGMYYNLSVWFKVTDNTKYGALISAIGALFTISLNALLVPYFGFYGSAIATFVCYLSMMILAYVLGQKYYPIPYNVKMISFYLIMGGCFLVLLSQLSINGFWESIFIHNAIFALFLLIVFFMERQFIVSTLQIVQKKILKK
- a CDS encoding tetratricopeptide repeat protein, with the translated sequence MNKNSFRIYTILLALFIGFAATDTAFAQRKKKKKSKKKKETPVVSIEEPSKKDLRKAEELFIYAVNEYLLEEYDQALELLLKCNDLNPKDDGIKYQTALAYSKIENYQRSLQFSKRALELDPENKYYYKLVAQNYEVLNLLKDALMVLEKQIEETGDDEEAYFQIAMLYLQMGAPRNAIEYFDIGEEKYGINDVIVRQKQRIYIRLGDLEAALKEGQKLINAYPDELTFKYSQVRLLLGNNRTDEALEMLEPILKNNPNEGEGHFLMANIYRNQGESENYYEELKKAFGCSDQLTDESFNILAGYLQFSYNEKKRFEAEELINIAMGAHPNDDRLMALNADFLISQKKYDLARTYYLKSLEKNANNFKLWKQVISIDWELQQVDSVDKHADMAIEYFPNQALLYLYSGSAKLQKKDYDEAEVIFTQGLQLVVDPSMKIDFNSQLGDTYYQMDDYAKAFTKYDEVLKVDPLNIYVLNNYAYYLSLRKENLEKAEEMSYQTIVAEPENDTYLDTYGWVLFVKGDYKKAEEYLKKAADISQASTVIEHYGDVLIKLGKTEEALEQWEKAKKLGGEVSDQLDQKINQKKYIE
- the dut gene encoding dUTP diphosphatase — its product is MKIKVINKGHHALPEYQTELSAGLDLRAVLSESKVLAPLERVLVPTGLYIELPQGYEAQVRPRSGLAFKHGLSVLNAPGTIDADYRGEIGVLLVNLSNEQFEVKDGERVAQLVIAKHETVEWEPVETLSDTERGAGGYGSTGKK
- a CDS encoding tetratricopeptide repeat protein — encoded protein: MFEITPFVFSFKTYNEKKKSNFLIPKLGNVNEQGITLSNELISFHDILRTTYYRGYLVITFDNYPLLGRQTSEWYIQKNNCIIIKSSMIKDIKLAFNVFKSRFAQKTRTCGHCENEINWDKHLESQYHYCDECHSISDKHGLLMSNGEEFDICPETGYWDRLGIRRQYQYFYFDKKLYWNYNKYYGGDNLGIEFFHNNILKNLMFLIGVPGTLIEFYKANQGHHPDFTELAEANFASRCGEIKEAADLYTKMQMRFPYFPALHYNLAIAYLQVNNIELAKRYFQKSLEGCSNYTPTLKVLKYLSEKEKIGSV
- a CDS encoding phenylalanine 4-monooxygenase; this translates as MYFVKDQGYEKYTSEDLTVWSTLFKRQMKMLPNLAEKEFFKGIEVIGFTEDQIPNFDDLDKSLLKVTGWSISPVTGLIPNKEFFELLKAKKFPSSSWFRKLSELDYLEEPDMFHDIYGHVPLLANQDFCKFLEDMSIIALKYIDNEHIIELISRLYWYTVEFGLINTKEGLRIYGAGILSSKGESDYSLHSDIPKRVDFNVLEILKTPYIKDKFQEKYWVIQSYKDLHNSLSELDELLEKINNNELVIQ
- a CDS encoding sugar phosphate nucleotidyltransferase — translated: MKIIVPMAGRGSRLRPHTLTTPKPLVKIAGKPIVHRLVEDLAAMSDEKLEEIAFVIGDFGEIVEKELVEIAESLGAKGTIYYQDEPLGTAHAILCAGDSMDGNIIVAFADTLFKADFAIDKFEDGIIYTQKVEDPSAFGVVKLDNDGIITDFVEKPSEFVSDQAIIGIYYFKEGEKLRDELQYLVDNNIMNDGEYQLTGALENLKAKGARLKPGTVDEWLDCGNKDAIVNTNQRYLTYIQDQELVHESAVLDNVVLISPVYVGENTVIKNAVVGPYVSVGKNTNIENSVVQNSIVQEDTDIRKVNIENSVVGNHVVYTGRSKDLSIGDFTSVRE
- a CDS encoding redoxin domain-containing protein encodes the protein MNNPLSNIELRDKDGILYKLSLLKEESFSLILLNSVSSLRDISHLDLLAKHFEELKSNKTSPIVIVSQPESHLGKFLKKNKYSFPILSDPSSRISKILDCHIKKLKTSQRATIIFEEKYKERDRFIFMSTPQKHLDFLLNN
- the ftsH gene encoding ATP-dependent zinc metalloprotease FtsH, which gives rise to MKSTTKFSIWYFLSILGGMLFLETLFFSGPSVKEMSYNSFRDSLEAGRIEHIVISDDKIYGKVKKSSDSLAIEKAAAKEEVVADTSKTATKKNELWNLNPEGKAAPWRIDYEKRKEDLARQFYVIKLEDKDLVNDLQKHGIDYKGVIENDWLGNFFSNWLLPFGLLFLIWGFVFRRMSKGGGMGGGGNNYLNVGKSKAKIYASDAEHLHNFNDVAGCDEAKQELTEVVDFLKNSEKYTDLGAKIPKGILLVGPPGTGKTLLAKAVAGEAGVQFYALSGSDFVEMFVGVGAARVRDLFTQAKQKSPCIIFIDELDAIGKSRSSNGMSGNDERENTLNQLLVEMDGFAADQTVIVLGATNRPEILDKALLRPGRFDRQVQVDRPDLNGRLMILKVHSGKIKLGSDVNLEEIAAQTAGFVGADLANLCNEAALLAAREGKSEVHHQNFFDAFERVVAGLEKKNAVINDNEKRTVAYHEAGHAIVGHFTKGADPVRKVSIVPRGSGALGYVLQAPTEDRFLMSKGELLGKIKGLLGGRAAEEIKFGAISTGASNDLEKVAGIVNSMLTVYGMSDNFPNLSLQKEGQNNFLGNGGQSMRRSEDLEKQIDKESLEIIAKCYEETKDFLRERIDDLEKLAQILLEKEILDEKDVVDILGPRNV